In one window of Amblyomma americanum isolate KBUSLIRL-KWMA chromosome 9, ASM5285725v1, whole genome shotgun sequence DNA:
- the LOC144103406 gene encoding uncharacterized protein LOC144103406 produces MRPNGGADSTNANDIMQQQQSAYTASGKHDVQRIRAAACGMRSLPVITLALESPKPDQRHELWKQMLSGRVRSFLVGEDKDLAGQLGVAADNYEDLYYGGETPLKFDDGLQNGDRLSAAWRKQMADTLLARPALVQRRRSSTRVTSAVEVFAPYRHPITRQTTKAPITS; encoded by the exons ATGAGACCAAACGGAGGCGCAGATTCCACGAATGCCAACGAcatcatgcagcagcagcagagcgcgTACA CTGCCTCTGGAAAGCACGACGTGCAGCGGATACGGGCTGCAGCTTGTGGCATGCGATCCCTGCCGGTCATCACGTTGGCCCTG GAATCTCCGAAGCCCGACCAACGACACGAGCTCTGGAAGCAGATGCTGTCGGGACGTGTCCGGTCTTTCCTCGTCGGTGAGGACAAAGACCTGGCCGGTCAACTGGGCGTCGCTGCGGACAATTACGAAGATTTATACTATGGTGGTGAGACGCCTCTAAAGTTTGACGATGGCTTGCAGAACGGCGACCGCCTGAGTGCCGCCTGGCGGAAACAGATGGCAGACACCCTTCTTGCACGACCGGCCCTCGTCCAGCGTCGCCGGAGCAGCACTAGAGTGACATCCGCCGTGGAAGTCTTTGCGCCCTACCGCCATCCCATAACACGACAGACCACGAAG GCGCCGATTACAAGCTAA